The following coding sequences are from one Lolium rigidum isolate FL_2022 chromosome 6, APGP_CSIRO_Lrig_0.1, whole genome shotgun sequence window:
- the LOC124665335 gene encoding uncharacterized protein LOC124665335 — protein sequence MKEAGPPESQRGRIERMGVLSLVGRVLFASIFLLSAYHEDSEFGSDGGPAAKYLEPKFNVFVKQVSTSTGMAVPHVEIKSVILATMYIRVFGGLMFILYSSVGAFLLLVYLVFITPVVYDFYHYKMESPQFVQLFTQFSQNLALCGALVFFLGMKSSIPRRYSKRRIVKSKTT from the exons ATGAAGGAGGCCGGACCGCCGGAATCGCAGCGAGGAAGGATCGAGCGGATGGGTGTGCTCTCCTTAGTCGGGAGGGTGCTCTTCGCCTCCATCTTCCTCCTCTCCGCCTACCACGA GGACTCTGAGTTTGGATCTGATGGTGGACCAGCAGCCAAGTATCTGGAGCCCAAGTTCAACGTCTTCGTCAAGCAGGTGTCCACCAGCACTGGAATGGCTGTGCCGCACGTCGAA ATCAAGAGCGTCATTCTCGCTACCATGTACATTAGAGTCTTTGGTGGTCTCATGTTCATACTCTACAGCTCGGTCGGAGCGTTCCTACTG CTTGTTTACCTTGTCTTCATAACCCCTGTTGTGTACGACTTCTACCACTACAAAATGGAGTCGCCGCAATTTGTTCAGCTCTTTACCCAGTTTTCACAG AACCTAGCCCTTTGCGGTGCGCTGGTCTTCTTCCTGGGGATGAAGAGCTCCATCCCAAGGAGGTACTCCAAAAGAAGGATTGTAAAGAGCAAGACAACTTGA